One Spinacia oleracea cultivar Varoflay chromosome 4, BTI_SOV_V1, whole genome shotgun sequence DNA segment encodes these proteins:
- the LOC110786639 gene encoding uncharacterized protein, translating into MKIVNSKHFFHLCFLSFLFFTCKASQNQSSSSSIISRFQEYLQINTAHPNPRYYEAADFILSQAESLSLESQTIEFVENKPLVLLKWPGKDPKLPAVLLSSHTDVVPVESHKWTHPPFAAHIDSDGNIYARGSQDMKSVGMQYLEAIRKLKDSGFEPTRTIYLSYVPDEEIGGRDGAEKLVESDVFQKMNVAFVLDEGMPSADDKYRAYYADRSPMWLVIKATGAPGHGARLYDNTAMENLLKSIESIRRFRASEFDMLKAGLKTTGEVISVNLVFLKSGTQTPAGFVMNLQPSEAEAGIDIRVPPTVDQDAFERRIAEEWAPASRNMTYEFKEKFSTLDIFGKPAVTIADSSNPWWVLLEEAVLNAGGKLEKPDIFRGATDASFFRQRGFPAVGFSPIANTPGLAHDHNEFLNQQEYLKGIEIYAAIIKAFASYAEQTESKASKYEL; encoded by the exons ATGAAAATAGTCAACTCGAAGCACTTTTTCCATCTCTGCTTTCTCTCTTTCCTATTCTTCACTTGCAAAGCATCCCAAAACcaatcatcatcttcatcaatTATCTCCAGATTTCAAGAATATCTTCAAATCAACACTGCTCATCCAAATCCCAGATACTATGAAGCTGCTGATTTCATCCTATCTCAAGCAGAATCATTGTCACTTGAATCCCAGACCATTGAATTTGTTGAAAATAAGCCGTTAGTCTTGCTGAAATGGCCTGGGAAAGACCCCAAACTGCCCGCAGTCCTCCTCAGCTCTCACACCGACGTCGTTCCGGTGGAATCACACAAGTGGACTCACCCTCCTTTTGCTGCTCATATTGATTCTGACGGCAATATTTATGCCAGAGGTTCCCAG GACATGAAAAGTGTGGGTATGCAGTACTTAGAAGCTATTCGGAAGCTAAAGGATTCTGGGTTTGAGCCAACTCGAACAATTTACTTGTCATATGTACCGGATGAGGAGATTGGAGGACGAGATGGGGCTGAGAAGTTGGTAGAATCTGATGTATTTCAAAAAATGAATGTGGCTTTTGTACTGGATGAAGGAATGCCTTCAGCAGATGACAAGTATCGGGCATATTATGCAGACAGATCACCGATGTGGCTTGTGATTAAGGCTACAGGAGCACCTGGACATGGGGCGAGGTTGTATGACAATACTGCAATGGAGAACTTGTTGAAGAGTATTGAAAGCATTAGGAGATTTCGAGCTTCAGAATTTGACATGCTAAAGGCTGGCTTGAAAACTACGGGAGAGGTGATTTCGGTAAATTTGGTGTTTCTGAAATCTGGCACACAAACTCCTGCT GGTTTTGTCATGAATTTACAACCTTCTGAAGCTGAGGCAGGAATTGATATTCGGGTTCCACCAACAGTTGATCAAGATGCATTTGAGAGACGCATTGCTGAGGAATGGGCCCCTGCTTCGCGCAACATGACATATGAG TTTAAGGAGAAGTTCTCtacacttgacatatttggtaaGCCAGCTGTAACAATTGCTGATAGTTCGAACCCATGGTGGGTTCTCTTAGAAGAAGCTGTTCTGAATGCTGGTGGGAAACTTGAAAAGCCGGATATCTTCCGTGGTGCAACAGATGCTAGTTTCTTTAGACAACGAGGTTTTCCAGCAGTAGGTTTCTCTCCCATTGCAAACACTCCAGGCCTAGCACACGACCATAATGAG